In Janibacter alkaliphilus, the following proteins share a genomic window:
- a CDS encoding helicase-associated domain-containing protein — protein sequence MRSLAEDIRSRTDEELVRLLLARPDLARPRPTDLTALAARAATQASTTRAVDHLDLRHLVVLQSCVALDGDAGPAAGPPDDGVAVPGVSALTGLDPELVATLIGDLHDQALLWRSATGLVPARTASEVLTPDVASLGPSLQAHQRALEPATAALLGQLDELSTEELTVLRRLAWQGPSARTPDPATRAGRAVADLVARGLLLDTSGTVTLPREVALRIRAGLADPPAPEPSKGAEHADRVAAGAVSELVADVDELLRQVDRLRPRVLRSGGLAVRDLRELSSRTGLDQERTLLLLELAGEAGLLADDHATEPAWRLTTLADEWHEREDAARWHDLALPWLVSLRAPLVPGGEESRGNALSDGLSWPPVRALRLEVLRLAVELPAGRADAAQVTDALRRSRPRRLPREADEVVRALLVEHTALGLLALDAVTTAGRLLAADPQDPGGRAREAVAELLPAPVTEALLQADLTAVVPGVPAPALADLLRRSATLESRGGAAVFRFTEDSIRGALDGGWVAEDLLEAIGRASATGVPQPLQYLVRDVARRHGTLRVGAVASYLRSDDPAHLESLARHRELGHLQLRQIAPTVLVSPASAAVLLESVREVGASPVLESGGGVVSSGPSRRRVPPPRRRGVTDVEPDAPGEVVTALRAAEDRPRRETGTGRSVPALDPVSSAALLREAAADRLPVWVGVTDAVGSTSRLLFHPRQVEGGRVHGEVDGSPRTLSLHRITGVGDVSPESLDDPRG from the coding sequence GTGCGCTCCCTCGCCGAGGACATCCGCAGCCGCACCGACGAGGAGCTGGTGCGGCTGCTGCTGGCCCGCCCCGACCTGGCCCGACCGCGGCCCACCGACCTGACGGCGCTGGCGGCGCGGGCCGCCACCCAGGCCAGCACCACGCGGGCCGTCGACCACCTCGACCTGCGGCACCTGGTCGTCCTGCAGTCGTGCGTCGCCCTGGACGGCGACGCCGGCCCCGCGGCAGGCCCGCCGGACGACGGGGTCGCCGTCCCCGGGGTGAGCGCGCTGACCGGCCTGGACCCCGAGCTGGTGGCGACGCTCATCGGCGACCTGCACGACCAGGCGCTGCTGTGGCGCAGCGCCACCGGCCTGGTGCCCGCACGCACCGCGTCCGAGGTGCTCACCCCGGACGTCGCCAGCCTGGGCCCGAGCCTGCAGGCGCACCAGCGGGCGCTGGAGCCAGCCACCGCCGCCCTGCTCGGGCAGCTCGACGAGCTGAGCACCGAGGAGCTGACGGTGCTGCGGCGCCTGGCCTGGCAGGGCCCCTCGGCCCGCACCCCTGACCCCGCCACGAGAGCCGGCCGGGCGGTGGCCGACCTGGTGGCGCGCGGCCTGCTCCTCGACACCTCGGGCACGGTCACGCTGCCGCGCGAGGTGGCGCTGCGGATCCGCGCCGGCCTGGCCGACCCGCCCGCCCCGGAGCCGTCGAAGGGGGCCGAGCACGCCGACCGGGTCGCCGCCGGCGCGGTCTCGGAGCTCGTCGCGGACGTCGACGAGCTGCTGCGGCAGGTGGACCGGCTGCGCCCGCGGGTGCTGCGCAGCGGCGGCCTGGCGGTGCGCGACCTGCGCGAGCTGTCCTCCCGCACCGGGCTGGACCAGGAGCGCACCCTGCTGCTGCTCGAGCTGGCCGGCGAGGCCGGGCTGCTGGCCGACGACCACGCCACCGAGCCGGCCTGGCGGCTGACCACCCTGGCCGACGAGTGGCACGAGCGGGAGGACGCGGCCCGCTGGCACGACCTCGCGCTGCCCTGGCTGGTCTCGCTCCGGGCACCGCTGGTCCCCGGCGGGGAGGAGAGCCGCGGCAACGCGCTGTCCGACGGGCTGTCCTGGCCGCCGGTGCGGGCGCTGCGCCTGGAGGTGCTGCGGCTGGCCGTCGAGCTGCCGGCCGGGCGGGCCGACGCCGCCCAGGTCACCGACGCGCTGCGGCGCAGCCGCCCGCGGCGGCTGCCTCGGGAGGCCGACGAGGTCGTCCGGGCGCTGCTCGTCGAGCACACCGCCCTCGGCCTGCTGGCCCTGGACGCGGTCACTACCGCCGGCCGGCTGCTGGCCGCCGACCCGCAGGACCCGGGCGGCCGGGCCCGCGAGGCGGTCGCCGAGCTGCTGCCCGCCCCGGTCACCGAGGCGCTGCTGCAGGCCGACCTCACCGCGGTCGTGCCGGGCGTGCCCGCGCCGGCTCTGGCCGACCTGCTGCGGCGCAGCGCGACGCTGGAGTCACGCGGCGGCGCGGCGGTCTTCCGCTTCACCGAGGACAGCATCCGGGGGGCGCTGGACGGCGGCTGGGTCGCCGAGGACCTGCTCGAGGCGATCGGCCGGGCCAGCGCCACCGGCGTGCCCCAGCCGTTGCAGTACCTCGTGCGTGACGTCGCCCGCCGGCACGGCACCCTGCGGGTCGGCGCGGTGGCCAGCTATCTGCGCAGCGACGACCCGGCCCACCTGGAGTCGCTGGCCCGGCACCGCGAGCTGGGCCACCTGCAGCTGCGGCAGATCGCGCCCACCGTGCTGGTCTCTCCGGCGAGCGCGGCGGTGCTGCTGGAGTCGGTGCGCGAGGTCGGCGCCAGCCCGGTGCTGGAGAGCGGCGGGGGCGTCGTCTCCAGCGGACCCTCCCGACGCAGGGTCCCGCCGCCGCGACGACGGGGGGTGACCGACGTCGAGCCGGACGCCCCGGGTGAGGTCGTCACCGCCCTTCGGGCGGCCGAGGACCGGCCGCGGCGGGAGACCGGCACCGGCCGCAGCGTCCCGGCGCTGGACCCGGTGAGCTCGGCCGCGCTGCTGCGCGAGGCCGCCGCCGACCGGCTGCCGGTCTGGGTGGGCGTCACCGACGCGGTCGGCAGCACCTCCCGGCTGCTCTTCCACCCGCGACAGGTCGAGGGCGGCCGGGTGCAC
- a CDS encoding aldose 1-epimerase family protein — MAVPPTGEQWTLRHGGAEAVVVECGGGLRSLTVGGHELVAGYPGDAMPSSGRGQLLVPWPNRIRDGRYPFAGQEHELPVTERATGTASHGLVRWESFTAAERDEDRVVLRHTIHPRPGYPHSIEVRVDWSLEATGLRCASTLTNTGAAPAPVGYGAHPYLALSAIPAADARLTVPAEEVVLVDPGTKTPVRTAPVGGTPFDLRHGPRLGDVDLEVLDHAFTGLARGDDGCWTVTLETPAGAIAVWGDEAMGWVQVFTGKSDPHGLPAGQPPGVAIEPLSCPADAFRSGDGLVVLDPGGSWRGQWGIELVPGGGGSPRATATG, encoded by the coding sequence ATGGCAGTGCCCCCGACCGGTGAGCAGTGGACCCTCCGTCACGGCGGGGCCGAGGCGGTCGTCGTCGAGTGCGGGGGCGGGCTGCGCTCGCTCACCGTGGGCGGCCACGAGCTGGTCGCCGGCTACCCCGGCGACGCGATGCCCTCCTCCGGCCGGGGCCAGCTGCTCGTCCCCTGGCCCAACCGCATCCGGGACGGGCGCTACCCCTTCGCCGGTCAGGAGCACGAGCTGCCGGTCACCGAGCGGGCCACCGGCACGGCCAGCCACGGGCTGGTGCGCTGGGAGTCCTTCACCGCCGCCGAGCGGGACGAGGACCGGGTGGTGCTGCGGCACACGATCCACCCGCGGCCCGGCTACCCGCACAGCATCGAGGTGCGGGTCGACTGGAGCCTGGAGGCGACCGGGCTGCGCTGCGCCAGCACCCTGACCAACACCGGGGCGGCGCCGGCCCCCGTGGGCTACGGCGCGCACCCCTACCTGGCGCTGAGCGCCATCCCGGCCGCCGACGCGCGCCTGACGGTGCCGGCCGAGGAGGTCGTGCTCGTCGACCCGGGCACCAAGACCCCCGTGCGCACCGCTCCGGTCGGCGGCACCCCCTTCGACCTGCGTCACGGTCCGCGGCTCGGCGACGTCGACCTCGAGGTCCTCGACCACGCCTTCACCGGCCTCGCCCGCGGCGACGACGGCTGCTGGACGGTGACCCTGGAGACACCCGCCGGCGCGATCGCGGTCTGGGGCGACGAGGCGATGGGCTGGGTCCAGGTCTTCACCGGCAAGAGCGACCCGCACGGGCTGCCGGCCGGCCAGCCGCCGGGGGTGGCGATCGAGCCGCTCTCCTGCCCGGCCGACGCCTTCCGCAGCGGGGACGGTCTCGTCGTGCTCGACCCGGGCGGCTCCTGGCGCGGCCAGTGGGGCATCGAGCTCGTCCCGGGCGGCGGTGGCTCGCCCCGCGCCACGGCCACGGGTTAG
- a CDS encoding cold shock domain-containing protein — protein sequence MPTGKVKWYDAEKGFGFISGDDGEDVFLHANALPSGTSTLKGGTRVEFGVVEGRRGAQALQVQVLEPAPSVVSNRRERDRKPAEDMVGIVEDVIKLLDGVSGGLRRGRYPDRAQGAKIAQVLRRVADDMEA from the coding sequence GTGCCCACTGGCAAGGTCAAGTGGTACGACGCCGAGAAGGGCTTCGGCTTCATCTCCGGCGACGACGGCGAGGACGTCTTCCTCCACGCGAACGCGCTGCCGTCGGGGACCAGCACGCTCAAGGGCGGCACCCGCGTCGAGTTCGGTGTCGTCGAGGGGCGCCGCGGCGCCCAGGCGCTGCAGGTCCAGGTCCTCGAGCCGGCGCCGAGCGTCGTCTCCAACCGGCGTGAGCGCGACCGCAAGCCGGCCGAGGACATGGTCGGCATCGTCGAGGACGTCATCAAGCTGCTCGACGGGGTCTCCGGCGGGCTGCGCCGCGGGCGCTACCCGGACCGCGCGCAGGGTGCCAAGATCGCCCAGGTGCTGCGCCGCGTGGCCGACGACATGGAGGCCTGA